A genomic segment from Idiomarina piscisalsi encodes:
- the rdgB gene encoding RdgB/HAM1 family non-canonical purine NTP pyrophosphatase encodes MATAKEIVLATGNPGKVKELQAMLAGNANTSDWQVLPQSNWSFEEAEETGTTFVENAIIKARHACEKTGLPAIADDSGLAVDALNGAPGVYSARYAGADASDSDNIEKLLEALSSVPSEGRQAQFHCVLVYMKSAEDPTPLICHGMWHGSILTSPQGTNGFGYDPIFWVEQHKCSAAELEPSVKQKLSHRGQALKQLLSQFS; translated from the coding sequence ATGGCAACGGCAAAAGAAATCGTACTAGCAACGGGAAACCCAGGCAAAGTCAAAGAATTACAGGCAATGCTGGCTGGCAATGCGAACACCTCAGACTGGCAAGTATTGCCTCAGTCGAACTGGTCGTTTGAAGAGGCCGAAGAAACCGGCACTACTTTTGTCGAAAATGCCATCATTAAAGCTCGCCATGCGTGTGAAAAGACTGGCCTTCCAGCCATTGCTGATGACTCCGGTCTGGCTGTTGATGCCTTGAACGGCGCCCCGGGCGTTTACTCTGCCCGATACGCCGGTGCAGACGCATCGGATAGTGACAACATCGAAAAGCTATTAGAGGCATTGTCGAGCGTACCGAGCGAAGGCCGGCAAGCGCAATTCCATTGTGTGTTGGTTTATATGAAAAGCGCAGAAGACCCGACGCCGCTCATTTGCCATGGCATGTGGCACGGCTCCATTTTAACCTCACCACAGGGTACCAACGGTTTCGGGTACGACCCGATATTTTGGGTTGAGCAGCACAAGTGTTCAGCGGCTGAGTTAGAGCCGTCAGTAAAACAGAAGCTCAGCCATCGTGGTCAAGCGTTAAAACAGCTATTGAGTCAATTCAGTTAA
- a CDS encoding potassium/proton antiporter, with the protein MDSANTLILLCGLLLVVSILAAVLSNRLGAPVLLTFLLVGMLAGEQGILGVEFNNPDIAFFIGSAALVIILFDGGMRTHPERFRVALWPAISLATIGVALTCTIVATSAVYFFNLPWPAALLMGAILSSTDAAAVFGIFQSRGLQIKERVASTLEIESGSNDPMAVILTLTMTAAVASGTMTEWHWMALDIVWQLIGGLAIGWLGGRLFIVAARKLPLSFSFFPLLAIACAISIYAITAKIQASGFLAVYLMGFVIGNARLPQLVHILQVQDGLAWLSQITMFLILGLLVVPSHLVANAPIAIGIAVALIFIARPLAVIVSLLPFSFPWREQVFISWVGLRGAVPIILALFPWLSGVPNQELYFDIAFVVVMISLIIQGWTIAPVARWLGLEVPLKAQPQQRMPLSSVPSSEALEVWLYRIDKTSPACDHTWKELKLTAPATFVGLIREGEWLQPETQPTVEEGDGLLVAATVKDIDEVSRILASGGKGLKVNEKDFFGDFTLRGDLTLADVGSFYPLGNLDESLLSTTIADYFSQKFHRRVVIGDKVKLGDVVLTVRSVSETGDIQSIGVKPVNN; encoded by the coding sequence TTGGACTCTGCGAATACCCTAATTCTGCTGTGCGGTTTATTGTTGGTTGTTAGCATTTTGGCCGCGGTTTTATCGAATCGTTTAGGCGCTCCGGTACTTCTGACCTTCTTGTTGGTTGGAATGCTAGCCGGTGAGCAGGGTATTTTAGGTGTCGAATTCAATAATCCCGACATTGCCTTTTTTATTGGCTCGGCGGCATTGGTTATTATTCTTTTCGATGGCGGTATGCGAACTCACCCTGAGCGTTTTCGTGTGGCGCTCTGGCCGGCAATAAGTCTGGCAACCATAGGTGTGGCATTAACCTGTACTATTGTTGCTACGTCGGCCGTTTACTTCTTTAATCTGCCTTGGCCTGCTGCTTTATTGATGGGGGCCATTCTCAGTTCTACCGATGCCGCCGCGGTATTCGGTATTTTCCAGTCTCGTGGCCTGCAGATTAAAGAGCGGGTTGCTTCAACACTTGAAATAGAATCGGGCAGTAATGACCCAATGGCCGTCATCCTTACCTTAACGATGACGGCTGCGGTTGCCAGCGGAACCATGACCGAATGGCATTGGATGGCGCTGGATATTGTTTGGCAGCTTATTGGCGGGTTGGCTATTGGTTGGCTCGGAGGGCGGTTGTTTATTGTCGCTGCGCGAAAACTGCCATTAAGCTTTAGTTTTTTTCCGTTGCTGGCCATCGCCTGCGCTATTTCTATCTACGCAATAACCGCCAAAATTCAGGCGAGCGGCTTTTTAGCGGTCTATTTAATGGGATTTGTCATAGGTAATGCGCGCTTGCCTCAACTTGTGCATATTTTGCAGGTTCAGGATGGACTGGCCTGGTTAAGCCAAATAACCATGTTTTTGATACTGGGTTTGTTGGTTGTGCCATCTCATCTGGTTGCTAACGCACCTATTGCCATTGGTATCGCCGTGGCGCTTATCTTTATCGCCCGCCCGCTGGCGGTTATTGTGAGTTTGTTACCGTTCAGTTTCCCGTGGCGGGAACAGGTATTTATAAGTTGGGTCGGGCTTAGAGGGGCCGTGCCTATTATCCTGGCTTTGTTTCCATGGTTAAGTGGCGTGCCGAACCAGGAACTTTACTTTGATATCGCGTTCGTGGTCGTGATGATATCGCTGATTATTCAGGGGTGGACGATTGCACCGGTTGCGCGCTGGCTTGGGCTTGAAGTGCCATTAAAAGCGCAGCCTCAACAACGTATGCCGTTGTCATCGGTGCCAAGCTCTGAAGCTTTAGAGGTTTGGTTATACCGTATCGATAAAACGTCACCTGCTTGTGACCACACCTGGAAAGAGCTCAAGCTGACAGCACCAGCCACTTTTGTCGGATTAATTCGAGAGGGTGAATGGCTGCAACCTGAAACTCAACCAACAGTCGAAGAGGGCGACGGCTTACTGGTGGCAGCAACGGTGAAAGACATTGATGAAGTCAGCCGGATACTTGCATCAGGTGGTAAAGGCTTGAAAGTGAATGAAAAAGACTTCTTTGGTGACTTCACGCTACGGGGTGACCTGACACTGGCTGATGTGGGTAGCTTTTACCCCTTAGGCAACCTTGATGAGAGCTTGCTAAGTACGACTATCGCAGATTACTTTTCCCAGAAGTTTCACCGCCGGGTCGTTATTGGTGACAAAGTGAAATTGGGCGATGTGGTGTTAACCGTCAGAAGTGTGAGTGAAACCGGCGATATTCAATCCATAGGTGTAAAGCCGGTTAACAACTAA
- a CDS encoding DUF4426 domain-containing protein, producing MLKSTLFAISVALLACFSGSANAEQKQTLGDWEVHYSAFTSTFLAPKVATTYNITRSASKGVLNIAVLDKNTQAPQAPGVTGQVVNPLGQVQTLDFQKITESEAVYYIAQFDYTNAETLRFTITIGDEQTLKFNQEFWLND from the coding sequence ATGTTGAAAAGTACTCTATTTGCAATCAGCGTCGCATTATTGGCGTGTTTTTCTGGCTCAGCAAACGCCGAGCAGAAACAAACGCTGGGTGACTGGGAGGTTCATTACAGTGCTTTTACTTCCACATTTTTAGCGCCTAAAGTGGCCACTACCTACAATATTACCCGCAGTGCTTCTAAAGGTGTTTTGAACATAGCTGTGTTGGACAAAAACACACAAGCACCACAGGCACCGGGCGTTACCGGTCAAGTCGTGAACCCTCTTGGTCAAGTTCAAACACTGGATTTCCAAAAAATTACAGAGTCTGAAGCCGTATACTATATCGCGCAATTTGACTACACCAACGCAGAAACCTTGCGTTTCACTATTACTATTGGTGATGAGCAAACTTTAAAATTTAACCAGGAGTTTTGGTTAAACGACTGA
- a CDS encoding YggT family protein encodes MNNALTFLVATLIDLYLIIVLLRLWMQLTKADFYNPVSQFVYKATQPIVGPLRSFMPSVGSLDTASLLLALALGVLKIAALVWLNGLAAGALVIVIQGVLATISSFLSMLFWVLIIRAILSWFSQGYNPVEAMLHQITEPVLAPIRKVIPPLGGLDLSVLVAIIALQFLRILIGV; translated from the coding sequence ATGAATAACGCGCTTACGTTTTTAGTCGCAACACTCATTGATCTTTATCTGATCATTGTTTTGTTACGGCTTTGGATGCAACTGACCAAAGCGGACTTTTATAACCCGGTCAGTCAATTCGTCTATAAAGCGACACAACCGATTGTCGGCCCGCTGCGCAGCTTTATGCCCAGTGTGGGTTCGTTGGATACCGCGAGCTTACTGCTGGCTTTAGCATTAGGTGTTCTAAAAATCGCGGCACTGGTGTGGTTAAACGGTCTCGCCGCAGGCGCTTTGGTTATTGTCATTCAAGGCGTTCTGGCAACCATCAGTAGCTTCCTGTCGATGTTGTTCTGGGTGCTGATTATTCGGGCCATTTTGAGCTGGTTCTCGCAGGGCTACAACCCGGTAGAAGCCATGTTGCACCAAATCACTGAGCCAGTTTTAGCGCCTATTCGCAAGGTCATACCGCCACTGGGTGGTCTCGACTTATCGGTGCTTGTCGCCATTATTGCGTTGCAGTTCCTGCGCATTCTAATTGGCGTCTAG
- the proC gene encoding pyrroline-5-carboxylate reductase: protein MKDIRNIAFIGAGNMTQSIVGGMCKSGYPADKVWVSNPSDAKLEKMKSELGVNTSNDNLEVVEKADAIVLAVKPQLMSEVCTHLRENVSNLSDKLIITIAAGIRIPKYREYLGERIRIIRVMPNTPSLVGQGMSGLVTDDSVDQADKDFVTEAFNGVGETLWVSDEDQLDILGAVAGSGPAYFFEFMDSLAKAATALGFDAAKAREMVQQTCLGAAQMAKESDLSLEDLRKQVTSKGGSTAKGVEAYQESDLHGISDKAVKAAVNRNQEMAKLF, encoded by the coding sequence ATGAAAGACATTCGCAACATTGCGTTTATTGGTGCCGGTAATATGACACAAAGTATTGTCGGTGGTATGTGTAAAAGCGGTTACCCTGCTGACAAAGTCTGGGTCAGTAACCCAAGTGACGCAAAGCTTGAGAAAATGAAATCGGAGCTGGGCGTTAATACCAGCAATGACAACCTGGAAGTGGTCGAAAAGGCCGATGCGATTGTATTGGCCGTGAAGCCGCAATTAATGTCAGAGGTGTGCACTCACTTACGTGAAAACGTCAGTAACTTAAGCGATAAACTCATTATTACGATTGCAGCAGGCATTCGTATTCCAAAATACCGCGAGTATTTAGGCGAGCGCATTCGTATTATTCGCGTCATGCCAAATACGCCATCTCTCGTAGGTCAGGGCATGTCGGGATTAGTCACTGACGACTCAGTCGATCAGGCAGACAAAGACTTTGTCACTGAAGCGTTCAACGGTGTTGGTGAAACCTTGTGGGTTTCCGACGAAGATCAGCTCGATATTCTGGGTGCGGTTGCCGGTAGTGGTCCAGCGTATTTCTTCGAGTTTATGGACAGCTTGGCAAAAGCGGCCACGGCACTTGGCTTTGATGCCGCCAAAGCTCGCGAAATGGTACAACAAACCTGTTTAGGTGCCGCACAAATGGCGAAAGAAAGCGACTTGTCGCTGGAAGACTTGCGCAAACAGGTGACCAGCAAAGGAGGCTCTACTGCAAAAGGAGTGGAAGCCTACCAAGAGTCTGACTTACACGGCATTTCGGACAAAGCGGTCAAAGCCGCTGTTAACCGTAATCAGGAAATGGCGAAACTCTTCTAG
- a CDS encoding YggS family pyridoxal phosphate-dependent enzyme, which produces MTIKVSEKIQNNLVNLRQQLKILSEESDDQQPVQLLAVSKKHSIDAIKAAADAGQIHFGENYVQEGVAKIQQLRAEGFNHLQWHFIGPLQSNKTKDVAEHFDWVQSIEREKIARRLNDQRPTDSDPLNVLLQVNIDDDDNKSGLSPNDVEALARFVSNCENLKLRGLMTILKAGTSEQERKESFAKMRQLYQQLQAVYGEQIDTLSMGMSGDMRQAVLEGANMVRIGTAIFGQRES; this is translated from the coding sequence ATGACTATTAAGGTATCAGAAAAAATACAAAATAACCTTGTTAACCTCCGTCAGCAATTAAAGATATTAAGCGAGGAATCTGACGACCAACAACCAGTCCAATTGCTGGCTGTCAGCAAAAAGCATTCCATTGATGCCATTAAAGCCGCAGCTGACGCGGGGCAAATACACTTTGGTGAAAACTACGTACAGGAAGGTGTCGCTAAGATTCAGCAATTGCGGGCTGAAGGTTTTAACCACTTGCAATGGCATTTTATTGGTCCATTACAGTCCAATAAAACAAAAGACGTTGCCGAGCATTTTGACTGGGTGCAAAGCATTGAAAGAGAAAAAATTGCGCGTCGCCTGAACGATCAGCGACCGACCGATAGCGATCCGTTGAACGTGTTGCTGCAAGTAAATATTGATGACGACGACAATAAGTCAGGGTTATCACCAAATGATGTAGAAGCCTTGGCTCGCTTCGTCAGTAACTGCGAAAACCTGAAGCTCAGGGGCTTAATGACTATTTTAAAAGCGGGAACATCAGAGCAGGAACGGAAAGAAAGTTTCGCGAAAATGCGCCAGCTATACCAACAACTGCAAGCGGTGTATGGCGAGCAAATTGACACTCTCTCGATGGGAATGAGCGGCGATATGCGACAAGCCGTGCTCGAGGGTGCTAATATGGTACGTATTGGAACAGCAATTTTTGGACAACGGGAGTCATAA
- a CDS encoding type IV pilus twitching motility protein PilT, protein MNVSELLAFSVKQNASDLHLSSGSPPMIRVDGDIRPLNQPKHSAEELKSDLFAIMTESQQEEFNSRFECDFSFEIDGVARFRANVFTQRKGIAAAFRMIPNEVTTLDELEAPASFKDIIDAPRGLVLVTGPTGSGKSTTLAAMVNHINQTRSQHILTIEDPIEFVHDNQKSLVSQREVHRDTRSFSAALRSALREDPDVILVGEMRDLETIRLAMTAAETGHLVLGTLHTTSAPKTIDRIIDVFPGDDKPMIRSMLSESLRAVISQTLLKRVGGGRVAAHEIMVSTPAIKNLIREDKVAQMYSAIQTGAEKGMQTLDQALKKLVSRGDIDAEEARRCAANKEDF, encoded by the coding sequence ATGAATGTTAGCGAATTACTCGCCTTTAGTGTGAAACAAAACGCTTCCGACTTACATTTGTCGTCAGGAAGTCCGCCTATGATAAGAGTGGATGGGGACATTCGCCCTTTAAATCAACCCAAGCATTCGGCTGAAGAGTTGAAAAGCGATTTATTTGCGATAATGACCGAGTCGCAGCAGGAAGAGTTTAACTCGCGCTTTGAATGTGACTTCTCCTTTGAAATAGACGGTGTTGCGCGTTTTCGTGCCAATGTTTTTACCCAGCGAAAAGGCATTGCCGCTGCGTTTCGGATGATCCCAAATGAAGTCACAACGCTGGATGAATTGGAAGCTCCGGCTAGCTTTAAGGACATTATTGATGCGCCCCGCGGTTTGGTGTTAGTAACCGGACCAACCGGCTCTGGTAAATCAACAACCTTAGCGGCGATGGTGAATCATATTAACCAGACCCGTTCGCAGCATATTTTAACCATTGAAGACCCTATTGAGTTTGTGCATGACAACCAGAAAAGTTTGGTGAGTCAGCGAGAAGTGCATCGCGATACCCGAAGCTTTAGTGCGGCGTTGCGCTCGGCTTTGCGGGAAGACCCGGATGTGATTTTGGTGGGCGAAATGCGCGATCTCGAAACCATTCGTTTGGCAATGACTGCCGCTGAAACCGGACACCTAGTGTTAGGCACGCTGCATACAACGTCAGCACCAAAAACTATAGACCGCATTATTGATGTATTCCCGGGCGACGACAAACCGATGATTCGCTCAATGTTGTCGGAGTCTTTGCGGGCGGTTATCTCACAAACCTTGTTGAAACGCGTTGGCGGTGGCCGAGTCGCAGCGCATGAAATTATGGTATCGACGCCAGCCATTAAAAACCTGATTCGCGAAGACAAAGTGGCGCAAATGTACTCAGCCATTCAAACCGGTGCTGAAAAGGGTATGCAAACTTTGGATCAAGCCCTCAAGAAATTGGTGTCACGTGGCGATATAGACGCAGAGGAGGCGCGTCGCTGCGCTGCAAATAAAGAGGACTTCTGA